A region of Rhizobium grahamii DNA encodes the following proteins:
- a CDS encoding glycosyltransferase, translated as MRVAIIHYWLVGMRGGEKVLEALCDIYPSADIYTHVFDPSAISDTIKRHSIRTTFIDGLPYARRMYKRYLPLMPMALEQIDLSDYDLVISSESGPAKGVIPTSPAVHVCYCHSPMRYIWNMYNRYYHDSGLMTRMMMPPLAHYLRTWDVATANRVDDFVANSSTVAHRIKSYYRRDAVVIHPPVDTRAFRPVPSSDVNDYFLMVGELVSYKRPDLAVEAFNRLGLKLVVIGGGELLNHLRKIAGPTVTILGPQPFDVLKHHYARCQALIFPGEEDFGIVPVEAMASGRPVIAYGRGGATETVVAGKTGVFFNSQTVDSLIEAIERFRRSDFNPGDAVARAAEFRTDVFMEKFGAFVGRATGVVSDVASLDYGARAVSLR; from the coding sequence ATGCGAGTAGCAATCATTCATTACTGGCTCGTCGGGATGCGAGGGGGCGAAAAAGTCCTCGAGGCACTGTGCGATATCTACCCCTCAGCCGATATCTACACGCATGTTTTTGATCCATCGGCGATATCAGACACTATCAAGCGCCATTCTATTCGCACGACCTTCATCGACGGCCTGCCCTATGCAAGGCGGATGTATAAGCGCTATCTGCCACTGATGCCGATGGCATTGGAACAGATCGACCTCAGCGACTACGACCTCGTCATCAGCAGCGAGTCCGGACCTGCAAAAGGTGTCATCCCCACCTCTCCCGCCGTGCACGTCTGCTACTGCCATTCGCCGATGCGCTACATCTGGAACATGTACAACCGGTACTACCACGACTCCGGATTGATGACGCGGATGATGATGCCGCCGCTGGCGCACTATCTGAGGACCTGGGATGTCGCGACGGCCAATCGCGTCGATGATTTCGTGGCCAACTCCTCCACGGTCGCGCACCGGATCAAGAGCTACTACCGCCGCGACGCGGTCGTTATTCACCCGCCCGTCGATACGCGAGCATTCCGGCCGGTGCCGTCGTCTGACGTTAACGACTATTTTCTGATGGTCGGAGAACTCGTGAGCTACAAACGCCCCGATCTCGCAGTGGAGGCATTCAATCGCCTCGGGCTGAAGCTGGTCGTTATCGGCGGCGGCGAACTGCTCAACCATCTGCGCAAGATCGCCGGACCGACCGTGACAATCCTGGGACCACAGCCGTTCGACGTCCTAAAGCACCACTACGCACGCTGCCAGGCACTCATCTTTCCGGGGGAAGAAGACTTCGGAATCGTACCCGTCGAGGCAATGGCGAGCGGGCGCCCCGTCATCGCCTATGGAAGGGGTGGTGCCACGGAAACCGTCGTTGCCGGCAAGACTGGCGTGTTCTTCAATAGCCAGACCGTAGACAGTCTCATCGAGGCCATCGAGCGTTTTCGGCGTAGCGACTTCAACCCGGGCGATGCAGTCGCACGCGCCGCCGAATTCCGTACCGACGTGTTCATGGAGAAATTCGGCGCGTTTGTCGGAAGAGCAACAGGCGTGGTCAGCGACGTAGCAAGCCTCGATTACGGGGCGCGGGCCGTATCGCTGCGATAG
- a CDS encoding sugar transferase: MKGIAGGVKCGLDIFLASAGLIVLSPMILMVIAILLVLQGRPIFIAHPRIGRRGAVFPCLKFRTMVPDAADVLTRYLAANPRERAEWKATRKLKNDPRITPFGAFLRRSSVDEIPQLFNVIRGQMSLVGPRPIVASEAELYGSHFSDYIRVRPGLTGLWQISGRSDTSYSARVELDVRYVTEHTVWGDVVIMARTIPAVLRSRGSY, translated from the coding sequence ATGAAGGGCATCGCAGGCGGCGTGAAATGCGGGTTGGATATCTTTCTTGCCAGCGCAGGATTGATCGTGCTTTCGCCGATGATCCTGATGGTTATCGCGATACTTCTTGTACTGCAGGGACGGCCGATCTTCATCGCCCACCCTCGGATCGGCCGTAGGGGGGCGGTGTTTCCGTGCCTAAAATTCCGCACGATGGTTCCCGACGCCGCAGACGTTCTGACGCGCTATCTCGCCGCAAATCCCAGGGAGAGGGCGGAATGGAAGGCCACGCGGAAACTGAAGAACGATCCGCGGATTACCCCCTTCGGTGCTTTCCTTCGGCGCAGCAGCGTCGATGAGATACCGCAGCTCTTCAACGTCATTCGTGGCCAGATGAGCCTTGTCGGCCCGCGTCCGATTGTCGCGAGCGAAGCGGAACTCTATGGATCTCATTTCAGCGATTACATCCGGGTGCGTCCGGGACTGACAGGTCTGTGGCAGATCAGCGGCAGAAGCGACACGAGCTACAGCGCGCGTGTCGAACTCGATGTGCGATATGTGACCGAGCATACCGTATGGGGCGATGTCGTCATAATGGCGAGGACGATCCCCGCCGTTTTGCGCTCGCGGGGCAGCTACTGA
- a CDS encoding Wzz/FepE/Etk N-terminal domain-containing protein gives MMFSNLRPLERSSRLWRFDDGNADAGSDGPLALVRTMCLLALRHKTLLIACTAVGLVAAGLYANSLPRTYVSSATLLLEPRQAAIPGLEGVAQQGLDLNRADSELQIIRSERLLSSVFDSLGLQSNPELGPQAPTEADRILSPLHKLWGGDETSGGEARAPSASDSTRRLETDARRAAFSNFAKRLDARRVGQSYVIEIEYSSSDPALPARVANAAVSAYIMQAVAFKAQAVLAGGGALQGRLDALDAQVDAANEAMKRGVLPAIPTPDADARIIGAALTPLSPASPRPKLIILLGGLLGLFAGSCLVALNFAFDRKILTADELARETGVPCLGSVPDVGDGPASTGRLHKQQCHYATAIRDLRTSVEIACSTLRSERSIVIALVGWSSGSGVSTLCFSLAQLIRGSGRYVTLFQEKEWPERSNGEARVAAPTSLADAAISGGQQDLLFRNLDGVAVLPIHSTDKKANLFADFRSPRVGRLLDAARLQGDVLLDLPALDASKDALALATHADAVLFVATAGKTTIGEVQSALQQLRHARAKVIGTVVTRANL, from the coding sequence ATGATGTTCAGCAACCTCCGGCCATTGGAGCGCTCTTCGCGGCTTTGGCGGTTCGACGACGGAAACGCGGATGCCGGGTCAGATGGCCCTCTGGCCCTCGTGCGGACGATGTGCCTGCTGGCGCTCCGGCATAAGACGCTGCTGATAGCTTGCACGGCGGTTGGCCTTGTCGCTGCGGGCCTCTATGCGAATTCGCTGCCGAGAACCTATGTCTCATCGGCGACGCTGCTGCTTGAACCGCGTCAGGCCGCTATCCCGGGATTGGAGGGTGTGGCTCAGCAAGGGCTCGATCTCAACCGGGCCGACAGCGAGTTGCAGATCATACGCTCCGAGCGGCTGCTTTCCTCCGTGTTCGATAGCCTCGGCCTGCAGTCTAATCCTGAGCTCGGACCACAGGCGCCAACCGAGGCCGATCGTATCTTGTCGCCGCTGCACAAGCTCTGGGGTGGCGACGAGACTTCCGGCGGCGAAGCCCGCGCCCCGAGCGCTTCCGACAGTACGCGGCGCCTGGAAACGGATGCGCGCCGGGCAGCCTTCAGCAACTTCGCGAAACGCCTCGATGCCCGCCGCGTTGGCCAGTCCTATGTCATCGAGATAGAATATTCGTCGTCGGATCCGGCGCTGCCGGCCCGCGTGGCGAATGCTGCGGTGTCGGCCTATATCATGCAGGCGGTCGCCTTCAAGGCTCAGGCCGTACTGGCCGGCGGCGGAGCACTGCAGGGCCGGCTTGACGCGCTTGACGCACAGGTGGATGCGGCAAACGAGGCGATGAAGCGTGGTGTGCTGCCGGCCATTCCAACACCGGATGCCGACGCCCGTATCATTGGTGCAGCGCTTACGCCCTTAAGTCCCGCCAGTCCGCGGCCGAAGCTGATAATCCTGCTTGGCGGCTTGCTCGGGCTGTTCGCCGGGTCCTGCCTCGTGGCGTTGAACTTCGCGTTCGATCGGAAGATTCTCACCGCGGACGAACTGGCGCGCGAAACCGGTGTACCATGTTTGGGATCGGTACCCGATGTCGGCGATGGCCCAGCCAGTACCGGGCGTCTTCACAAGCAGCAATGCCACTACGCAACCGCGATCCGTGATCTGAGGACGTCGGTTGAGATTGCCTGTTCGACGCTGCGCAGCGAAAGGAGCATTGTGATCGCGCTGGTCGGTTGGTCGTCAGGCAGCGGGGTTTCGACGCTCTGCTTCAGTCTCGCCCAGCTCATCAGGGGAAGCGGGCGCTATGTGACGCTGTTCCAGGAGAAGGAGTGGCCGGAGAGGTCGAATGGAGAGGCACGCGTCGCCGCGCCGACATCGCTTGCCGACGCCGCAATATCAGGCGGGCAACAGGATCTCCTTTTCCGGAATCTCGATGGCGTCGCTGTCCTTCCGATCCACTCGACCGACAAGAAGGCGAACCTCTTTGCGGATTTTCGCAGCCCCCGTGTTGGACGACTTCTCGATGCCGCCCGACTTCAGGGCGACGTCCTGCTCGACCTGCCGGCACTCGACGCATCCAAGGATGCGCTGGCGTTGGCGACCCATGCCGATGCCGTCTTGTTCGTGGCCACGGCAGGCAAGACCACGATCGGTGAAGTCCAGAGCGCCTTGCAGCAGCTGCGCCACGCTCGCGCAAAGGTAATCGGCACAGTGGTGACCCGGGCAAACCTATGA
- a CDS encoding glycosyltransferase family 2 protein: MNAHSARSAANGSSDIKPPSLAIIITCFNYERFVSQAIRSVTSQLRDDCQLIVIDDGSTDASWEAIRAEGVEAYRVENGGARAACLHGIATTRAPFLLFLDADDELAPGALDTIVSHLDSGVAKLQFPLVRIDEHGAPITGHPVPKLESFRDRRLTESVLRTGVYTSPPTSGNVFRRDVCELLAEVDYEPWIDGVMLFAAPFYGDVVSLSEPLGRYRIHGCNDSGLGRAVDPQVLRRELKRFVDRMRHLRQILQRFEVAQDLVRTEEAYFYLERSFYLAVAEGRDVSISTTFRLLKKLWGGENQLRTKCTLGGFLMLTALLPNRRAQRSLSYRLDVGIVR, translated from the coding sequence ATGAACGCGCACTCTGCCAGGTCAGCGGCAAACGGCTCAAGCGACATCAAGCCGCCTTCGCTGGCGATCATCATCACCTGCTTCAACTACGAGCGCTTTGTGTCCCAGGCGATCCGCAGCGTCACGTCGCAGTTACGCGATGATTGCCAGCTCATCGTGATCGATGACGGATCGACAGATGCGTCGTGGGAGGCGATCCGCGCCGAGGGGGTCGAAGCCTACCGGGTCGAAAATGGAGGTGCGCGTGCCGCCTGCCTGCATGGCATCGCGACGACGCGAGCGCCGTTTCTGCTTTTCCTCGACGCCGACGACGAGCTGGCGCCGGGAGCTCTCGACACGATTGTAAGTCACCTCGATAGCGGTGTTGCGAAGCTCCAGTTTCCACTCGTCCGCATTGATGAGCATGGTGCCCCGATCACCGGTCATCCCGTTCCGAAGCTCGAGAGCTTTCGCGATCGCCGCCTGACCGAAAGCGTCCTGCGCACCGGCGTCTACACCTCGCCACCCACCTCGGGAAATGTCTTTCGGCGCGACGTTTGCGAATTGTTGGCCGAAGTGGACTATGAGCCATGGATCGATGGCGTCATGCTGTTTGCGGCGCCGTTTTACGGCGATGTAGTGAGCCTGTCCGAGCCGCTTGGCCGATACCGGATTCACGGCTGCAACGACTCCGGTCTCGGCCGCGCCGTTGATCCGCAGGTCCTACGACGCGAACTGAAGCGGTTCGTCGATCGCATGAGGCATCTGCGGCAGATCCTGCAGCGTTTTGAGGTGGCACAGGATCTGGTACGGACCGAAGAGGCGTACTTTTATCTTGAGCGTTCCTTCTATCTCGCTGTCGCGGAAGGGCGCGACGTCTCGATCTCGACGACGTTCCGGCTTCTCAAAAAGCTTTGGGGTGGAGAGAACCAGCTCAGGACGAAGTGCACACTTGGCGGATTCCTGATGTTGACGGCGCTTTTGCCGAACCGGCGAGCTCAACGAAGCCTGTCCTATCGGCTCGATGTCGGGATCGTTCGATGA
- a CDS encoding oligosaccharide flippase family protein has translation MLASRALKGAGWLVFSRFVTRIIDFLTLLVLARILTPTDFGVAALATSMVVIVDTVLEVPVTQALLRLDTIDKTHLDTGFTLSLLRSIVVAVILVAIVWPFSVFNRDPLLIPLVAVVAIGPIARGLNSPGMVYFARDLGFRQIFLLETFGKVCASIVAITIVLSGGRYWAIAANFATASVAAACLSYVLAPYRPAFSLSRLKDFAGFIGWFSSAQLVAALNWQFDRFLIGAFADKPTLGRYAVASDVAVIPSQSIIGPAQQPVMAAFSRITSDPDRMRTAFLKAVRFITMVSLPVCIGISLTADLVTDLLLGNQWKASAPLLSLLALSILPIPYFQTLNSASLASDRPHVIFRLNVIDLCFRLVAVVAGFYLYSVTGVSIARVLLAAIMFFFYLTETRRLLALGISEQLLNIWKIPVAGAAMAIGVLILREEIAGRGWHDLVELIVVSIVGAAIYAGTLLGLGMRIVAGAGRLELVDR, from the coding sequence ATGCTAGCGTCGAGAGCCCTCAAAGGTGCCGGCTGGCTTGTCTTCTCACGCTTCGTGACCAGAATTATCGATTTTCTGACGCTTCTCGTGCTTGCGCGGATTCTCACGCCGACCGATTTCGGCGTTGCGGCTTTGGCAACATCCATGGTCGTTATCGTGGACACCGTCCTTGAGGTCCCGGTCACGCAGGCTCTATTACGCCTGGATACGATCGACAAAACTCACCTGGACACCGGCTTCACCCTCAGTCTTCTCCGCAGCATCGTTGTTGCCGTCATACTCGTCGCAATCGTGTGGCCGTTTTCCGTGTTCAATCGAGATCCCTTGCTCATTCCGCTTGTCGCGGTCGTCGCCATCGGACCGATTGCAAGAGGGTTGAACAGCCCCGGAATGGTCTACTTTGCAAGAGACCTCGGCTTCCGGCAGATCTTCCTTCTCGAAACGTTTGGGAAGGTGTGCGCGAGCATTGTCGCCATCACGATCGTACTGTCGGGCGGACGATACTGGGCCATCGCTGCGAACTTTGCGACGGCATCGGTAGCCGCAGCCTGCCTTTCCTATGTCTTGGCGCCGTACAGGCCGGCGTTTTCCCTGTCGCGCCTGAAGGACTTCGCCGGCTTTATCGGCTGGTTCAGCTCCGCGCAGCTCGTTGCCGCGCTGAACTGGCAATTCGATCGCTTCCTGATCGGTGCTTTCGCGGACAAACCGACGCTTGGCCGCTATGCCGTCGCGAGCGACGTCGCCGTCATTCCCTCGCAAAGTATCATCGGGCCGGCGCAACAGCCTGTCATGGCAGCATTTTCACGGATCACATCCGATCCCGACCGCATGAGGACAGCATTTCTGAAGGCGGTTCGCTTTATTACGATGGTTTCGCTGCCGGTCTGTATCGGTATCTCGCTGACGGCGGACCTAGTGACCGACCTGCTGCTCGGAAACCAATGGAAGGCATCAGCGCCGCTACTCAGCCTTCTCGCGCTATCTATCTTGCCCATCCCCTATTTCCAGACGTTGAACTCGGCAAGCCTCGCGAGCGATCGACCGCATGTCATCTTCCGGCTGAACGTCATCGATCTCTGCTTCCGCCTCGTAGCGGTTGTCGCGGGCTTTTATCTCTACTCGGTGACAGGCGTCAGCATCGCCCGGGTTCTGCTCGCAGCGATCATGTTCTTTTTCTACCTGACGGAGACCAGGCGACTGCTGGCGCTGGGCATTTCCGAACAGCTGCTGAACATCTGGAAGATCCCCGTCGCCGGCGCGGCGATGGCCATCGGCGTGCTCATCCTCCGCGAGGAAATCGCCGGGCGCGGCTGGCATGACCTCGTCGAGCTGATCGTGGTGTCCATAGTCGGTGCAGCGATCTATGCCGGGACATTGCTTGGCCTGGGCATGAGGATCGTGGCGGGAGCAGGTCGCCTGGAGCTGGTCGACCGGTGA
- a CDS encoding glycosyltransferase family 4 protein — translation MRIVHILNHTHRSNGHVHAAVDLACAQSKLGHQVCVASGGGDFKDLLARNGVETVFIDMEKKSLRLLGSVAALHRYLRAWRPDIVHAHMITSAVLSYPICKLAGVPLITTVHNEFEDSATLMRVGTRVIAVSEAVSASMRQRGVSEEKLRVVLNGTIGSPRFADHSHQPVTLESPSILFVGGLHPRKGLPDLLDAFDVAYARYPTARLYVVGGGPMASSYRQMAERMQCAAAVSFVGAIDNPSSYMRGADIFVLPSHADPAPLVLSEAREARCAVIGTNVDGIPQLLEHGDAGILVPPRDPEALAAALCDLLESPSRVQIWQEKSQLRIDYLTVDRVVQETMLVYVGALEKDAA, via the coding sequence ATGCGCATTGTTCATATTCTAAATCATACCCATCGTTCGAATGGACATGTGCACGCCGCCGTCGACCTTGCCTGTGCGCAGAGCAAGCTGGGCCATCAGGTGTGCGTTGCCAGCGGCGGCGGTGACTTCAAGGATCTGCTGGCGCGTAACGGCGTCGAAACCGTCTTCATCGACATGGAGAAAAAATCGCTGCGATTGCTGGGGTCGGTGGCGGCGCTGCACAGATATCTGCGTGCCTGGCGGCCGGATATCGTCCACGCTCACATGATCACCAGCGCGGTTCTCTCCTATCCGATCTGCAAGCTTGCGGGCGTGCCTTTGATAACGACCGTCCATAACGAGTTTGAAGACAGCGCAACGCTGATGAGGGTGGGCACGCGGGTGATCGCAGTGAGTGAGGCCGTCAGCGCCTCGATGCGGCAGCGCGGTGTTTCAGAGGAGAAGCTTCGCGTCGTCCTGAACGGTACGATCGGGTCGCCGCGGTTTGCGGACCATTCACATCAGCCGGTAACGCTGGAGTCGCCGAGCATACTCTTCGTCGGCGGTCTTCATCCGCGAAAAGGGCTTCCAGATTTGTTGGACGCGTTCGACGTCGCCTATGCGAGATATCCTACCGCTCGCCTCTATGTGGTCGGCGGCGGGCCGATGGCGTCTTCCTACAGGCAGATGGCAGAGAGAATGCAATGCGCCGCAGCCGTCAGCTTCGTCGGCGCGATCGACAACCCGTCGTCCTACATGCGCGGCGCCGATATTTTTGTCCTTCCCTCCCACGCCGACCCCGCACCGCTCGTGCTTTCAGAGGCGCGCGAAGCCCGCTGTGCGGTCATCGGAACAAATGTCGACGGCATTCCGCAACTGCTGGAGCATGGCGATGCCGGCATTCTTGTGCCGCCGCGCGATCCGGAGGCGCTGGCCGCGGCTCTCTGTGATCTCCTCGAAAGTCCTTCGCGTGTGCAGATCTGGCAGGAGAAGAGCCAGTTGCGCATCGATTACCTGACGGTCGATCGGGTCGTTCAAGAGACA